A portion of the Colius striatus isolate bColStr4 chromosome 1, bColStr4.1.hap1, whole genome shotgun sequence genome contains these proteins:
- the LOC133629633 gene encoding thyroid hormone-inducible hepatic protein-like, with amino-acid sequence MEQYFSATQKMEREVMFPSLLRGVFPQQEGTDPDEGGHCDLYERYQHLKAIKPMVEKGLASVTDQAQSGNAADGSCEDADSTDAQLQERLSHHLAGLQQVLTHLTRDTNALTRRYSQILEQISPSEGQPSW; translated from the coding sequence atggagcagTACTTCTCGGCCACGCAGAAGATGGAGCGGGAGGTGATGTTCCCCAGCCTGCTGCGAGGGGTCTTCCCACAGCAGGAGGgcacagacccagatgagggCGGCCACTGCGACCTCTACGAGCGCTACCAGCACCTCAAGGCCATCAAGCCCATGGTGGAGAAAGGCCTGGCCTCTGTCACCGACCAGGCCCAGAGCGGCAACGCCGCCGACGGCTCCTGCGAGGACGCCGACAGCACGGACGCCCAGCTGCAGGAGCGCCTGTCCCACCACCTGGCCGGCTTGCAGCAGGTCCTCACCCACCTCACCAGGGACACCAACGCCCTCACGCGCAGGTACAGCCAGATCCTGGAGCAGATCAGCCCCAGCGAGGGACAGCCCAGCTGGTGA